A window of Phaseolus vulgaris cultivar G19833 chromosome 4, P. vulgaris v2.0, whole genome shotgun sequence genomic DNA:
CTAGGGGTTTAACATCGATCCACTTTTTGAAGTAGTCGATAATGATCGACATAAATTTACACTGCCCTTTTCTGAGTGGGAAAGGTCCTATGATATCCATACCCCACATGGAAAACGACTAAGTGGAAGTGATGTGATGCATCTCCTCTGGCTTCTAATGCATTATGTTCCCATATTCTTAATATTTAGTACATTTCGTTACATAAACTGCATAGTCGCTCTGAATTGTCAGCTAGTAATATTTGACTCTAAGACACACACATCTatccaaaataatataaaatataattacaataGTTTTCTAcctaaataacaaataaatgatAAACTAGATAAgttatcaaaaataaaaataatattatatataactcAAATTATATATTCCTTTATTTTCATCAATTATATATGAATACATGGATttatataactaaaaaataaataaagaatatttaGAAATATCTACTTATgtcttttaaaatgtttttattatgttttataaaaaattaacatctAACTCATTCTAAGCATCTCAGGTCCATAAACCTCGACTTCATATGTTATGATAACTTTTAAGGCATCCAATATTCAAACATATTTGTGTGTTTCAGATATATGTAATAAACTCTCCATCAACTTCTCTCACTACATGAGACTACATAATTTAAACACTTAAGTCAAAGTATATAcgtaaaaatataaacatttgtACTAAATTCACAACATGTGTTGTGTGTGTATAATTCATGAGCATTTAAATAATCATCTCAATCACAATAAGATCTAAAAATGTTGCTTGAGATACATAACATTGCTTGAGCGATATAACATCGCTTGAGGGACATAACATTACTTTAGCAATATAACATCGCTTCAGGGATATGGATCCAAATGTTTTCGCTTGAGTAAAAAACACAACAAAGACAAAAACCAAACTCGTAATCTCATTTTTACTGGAAGAAGAAATGTCTTGCTTGAGTGAAAATCTTTCACAAATGTAATATTTGACTCTAACATTTTCTCTTTAAGAGAGAAAGGTATTGCAtaatcaaaagtaaaaaaatgaaattttgtagaaacaaaacattttcaaaacccacaaaaaaaatatattatttccgTTATACCTTCTTTAAAATACCAAATTTCAACTATTTATTGTACAAATCTCATATTTAAACCATTTTAACTTATTCTGACCATGCAAAATTCAAATATGATTAAATGAAGTTCAAATATCACTTCAAGTACAATTCAGTTTAATAAACAAGTACAATTCAGTTCAATAAACTAAATCTTATCCTTATAATAAGTTCCAAACTacaatttaaaatgattttctaTTTCAACAAACAAAATCTCTTAGTCAAAAATAGAAATGACTATCTAATACTCAATATCCTAAACAAAAATTATCACCTTAATTCTAAATTATCTTAAACATAAACCTAGTCATTCAGATTCAATCACTTCTAAACGTAAATTTATATACTATACTTCACCAAAGATACATTCCCTTCAGAAAAAACATAACCAAATAAAACCAAAATtcagtaaaaaattaaacaagttgactgaatattttttttttcaattgaccTAAAAAATAATGAGTTCACCAACTAGTAGAAGAAGGAATTAAGAGATTTTTTTAGAGAAAAAGGAACTCATTATGAATTAAAACTTATTTGAGTAGTTTGATCCTTGACATACCACATTGTAAGAAAAGGTCTAATTTTCGAAAGAGATGAGAAATAGAATTAGAAATTTATAAAGATAGAAGAATAAGGAACTAGAAAGAAAAAGCTTTactagaataaaataaaagaaagaaggaaaatgatgataacaaatcaaaataataagTAATTAGAATGTGAgattatcattttatatatatatataataaattagtaAATATTTACAGATAATAAGTAATTAGAATGTGAGATtatcattaattatatatatatatatatttatttatattaaattagtaAATATTTACAGGTGATTTAATAGTAACTTTAATACATAATATAAATCTAACAAATCTTACTAATTagtaaaatgaaaattattcttatttaatttatacattttattttaacctttttaatttaaagaatttgaaatttttactcCAACATATATCAATGAAAACATGAATAAAGACAATTTTGGGTTAAGAAATATGGcaaaaaaagttattgataaCCCTCAATTAGGTTATATAAGAAAAGGAAGCATATAACTTATGTACTAAATACTAATACATAAGCATTTCCTCCATCCTAAATTATTAGTAATTTTAACATAGATAATTTGTGCAGTAATTCTTCTTTCTCCTCTTAATTTATCCTCACATAAATTACCTCAAACTTAACCAATATTGAAGTAAATATAATGTATTTGTATCGGTACGGGGAAGATCGACACTCGGTCTTCTTGGCCGAGTCCCACCTGTCTGCCAGAGATCTGGTCTACCTGACCGAGACCAGGGGAACCTGGCCAAAACCTGAGAAACTTGGCCGAGGCGACCGAGACCAGGGAAGCCTGGCCGAGACCTGAGAGACTTTTCCAAGACCACGGAAGATTGGCCGAAACAAGGGGAATCGCCATGGTCGGCCTGGTCGACCGACCCATACTAccgttaacgctcaaaccaaggtcagtgaagctaatccatcattaaggattaggtaatGTAACCCTAAGCGAGATTTACTCTGCTAATCAGGCCCAATAAGGTAaacccattaaaataatataaatagcacacatcccaAAGAgaaaggtatgtcatttattactgtaaACCTACCTGAGTATCTATCATCCGCTTTaatgacttgagcgtcagagtgcctcCACAGGTACCCCCATtcggtgttcacccgagaccgagagccgaaggagaagcacgAAGACGAGAGGAACCCCAATTCATCACCCAACAATCTGCCCGACCGAAGAAAGTagacgaagacttcaatagttctctaggtctcatctctTTAGTAGGAACAATTATTATTGAGAGAAAGAAGACTATTTCactaaaattgtataaaaataatatacatttattgttattcttaatttatatgtaaaaataaGGACATAGGGAGTAACTAACAAACACAAGAAACTAACACAGTTACACAGGTACACGCTGATACTTACACAGGTACACATGCTGATGTAACTAAGCAACCAATCTAACTAATTATATCAATAAACTCAAGTACATATGTTGTAACATTAGCAGAAAGGGTTTTAACATAGATGCAACAACTTAACTCAAAAGGTATGTAAgtaaatttatgttatttattttttcttatacttGCTCTTTTGTACAATTTCACTTCTCACAAAAGCTCTTTTTGAGAATAGACAGTAGAGAAAAATTGACTAGATATTTTTGCTTGTATATTGTTGATGATGTTGATTTATATCTAATTAATGTGAAACTTTACATGTGGAAAGAGaaatttttatacaaatatGATAAATGAAAATCTGTATACTATATTAAACTTCTTTCCTTATGTGTTAATCTTTGCAAGAATAGAATTATGACAGATTTCCTTCTCATTGTTTGTCCCATTCAATGTCCAAGTTTATTACACTGTGAATCCAGCTTCATTCTTAGTCATATTTGTGTCATATGGTGTGAGACAGCATTATTgatatatattacaaaataatatagATGATCAATTACTCAACAAGATGGTCTAAAAGACAAGGAATCATGAATGATAATGCAAAAAAGTTGCCTTAGCAAGCTGTACTGCAAAAATGGCCTAAAGTCCTGGCCACATCAACTTTGCCAACAAAATCTTGCAATGACTAATGAGTCATAAAAGTCTCTAACTGCGGAAAATGTTTGATATCAAAAGGCATAAAACCCCAAAAAACTTGCTAAACCAGAACACATTAgtttaaagcaaagcacaaaaaGTTGAAAGATGTGttatgagagtgagagtgagagtgaggtCATTCCACTCTGCAACTGATATGATAAAAGATTAGAAGATACCCTGGTTTTGGTACAACTTCTTTTTTCCACTTCTCTTCTTTAAAGTACGGAAGAATCTGAAAATGTTGGGAAGGACCAATAAAGCTTTGTGACCCTTGGCTATCAGGAATCAGCAATTTATGAGCATAAAAACTGTGCAATTGTCAGCCAAAGTAAAACATCCTTTGGTGAATGGATATCCTTAGCATAACCCAAGCGCATATGCCAATGTTTCAGTGGTTTATTCCATCTTCTTTGCTATAAATATAGACTGCTCAAGTGTCACAAACACAAACCAGAGACAATTCAAGACACAAGCACCAATTCAAGGTCAAAACTTAAGCAAATCAGTTATAGGGCACCTCTCTCCTGGCAGGTGAAGGGTCACCCTTTTTGCAGCTTCCAAAAGTCAGTGGCAATAACTTGCCAAAGGAGAGTTGCCCTGTGGCTGTTTTAGCTTAATCACATACAGTGGTGGCAGATAAAAGGTAATCAAAGTTTAATTAATGGAAATGCATCTCATTGGTTTTAGTCTCTTGCATCTTAGTTAGTTTAAGggaagttttgtttttttctttttcattacaTTTCATTGTGAAAATGTCAGTTTTCCATCAATGTGCTTGAGATATTTTTAGTTTATCAACAAAGAAGCAAAATCTACCTCTTTAAACCTATGAAAAATAACAATTTGATGTAACTAGCTGAGTATTTTTACATTTTGGAAAAATTATGTTTGTCTGTCTTATGTTTGCCTTTACTATGTTCTGCTGCATGCATGCTCTTTGTCTGGTGATTATTGGAGAAACCAATCTTTCTGTTCTTACCTTTTAGCATTTAAAATTAccaaatacaaataattttgatccttattttatatttttaaccaCTAAACTGACTGAAGTATACTAATTTCTAGTAGTACAATGAGATTTTTATAATTTCCCAGACTAAATTGGTCAAATATGAatgaaaaacattaatttatccACTTCCAACATACTTCACCTCTTAATACACAAACTCCTCTTGTTCCTGCACAAGCATCTATGATTCTATCACAACTTGTACCAGCTCTGACAGTGGCACCACAAATGTAGAAAAAAAGATCTCATTTGTTTAATTCAAGAGCAATGGTAGGAAAATGTGTGCACCAACTCTAATGTGGTAGCACCTCACAGTTCACACAGAACCTCTGAAATGCTGAATACAGAACTTTAATAGAGAGAGATCAAAGTTCTGGAATCACTAACAAAGTATAGTTTTATACATAAATGGTTTAAATAAATGATTTATTTGGATTGTTTGAAGGGAAATAAAAGGGAAATTTAAAGAAAGTCCCACACATTTCTTCTCTTTTCTAATATGAGATGGATGTTATCTCATTTGGATAAACTTTTTGGTTAATACTTGGAAAGAAATatgagttaatttttttaaaacaagttaaaataatttattttagataaGTTAAGTctgaaaaaataaagtatacaatttaatttatgataaaaggtctatttttttctataaatactTATGAATGACTTTATTCAAACTTAACAGTAATTCTTATACTTCGTCTTTAAAAAAACTACATAATGaaataacaatattattttatgttatttttctcTGATtcaaatttgattaaaaaagtctctattttttttttcaaattcccATGGACAAAATTGCTCAACTAGCTAGAATCTTTACATAATTAAATTCCAATCCATGCTTCTTTGATTAATTTGCTGccattttttctaaataaaaaaacacatcCTTTTAATTTGAAATCTTGTTAATACAtcttttaaacatattttttaatatatcaaagAAATGTCATGAGATTTAGTTGCGTATACTAATAACAGTTCCAAACCAATCTTTTCAAGACTATTAatcataaaaatgaatttaGTTTCTCGGATTAGCAGCATTCATTTGGTACCTCGAATAGATTAATCTCTCACCCAATAAATTGGAAGATAATCAAAATTGAGTATTAAATGAAGAATAATtcttatattaactaattattgtAATTGATTTAAACTCAAtcttaaagatatttttttattaacaaagaaTCAATTGAATTAAAAGGAATACTTAAGAATGTGTCAACCCTACACAAAATTCTCGTCCTTTTCATCTCTCTTTTCTATCTCTTACTCGAACTAACACTACTAACAACCAATACAATACAGATACGCCTACCTATTAAATACATATTAAACCATCCCCTCACTTATGACCACACATAACATAATGTTGCATTTAAAAGCATCAAAACCATAGCTATTGTGTTGCCCCTACCATTGGTTTTCGGATTGTTTAGTGTATATATAGATCCTTTTAGCATCAACATTTGAACATCTTTGCATACCAATAATTCAGCTTCAGACTTATATCAAACATTGCACTTGTATGTATGCTCATGCAGCTAAGCTCCTGCACCTGCAAATGTTGGTTCAACACATTAGCACAGCAACAGAAAATGTTTCCTTCAACACATATTCCTCCTTATGAACCACCTTGTTGAAGCATTAAAAACATAACTATACTCTTTTAAGTATAGCATGTCCTTAAGTTCACACATCATGTACCATATATCACTCACTTGCTCCTTCTTTTGCCTTAGCCAGTAAAAAATCTGCAACAACCAAGATACTAAGAGATCTGCTTCAGTAGTTGCTGCAACGTCCATTACTTACTAGAGCTCCATTCTAATTTCATAAAGCATTGATAGTGATTTTGCTCCACACAGAACAAGATCAGGTACCATCCTCTTCCTTTTCAACCCAAGCTTGGAAACCATCGTACTAAAAATGGATTGAGGAAGGACTTTGGTGAAAATGTCTACAGGTTGCTCAGAACCCTTGATGGGGAGCAAATGAAATAATCCAGCTTGTAGTTTTTCTCTAACGACGTGGCAATCTATTTCGATATGGTTTGTGCGTTCGTGAAAAACAGGATTTGAAGCAATGTGTCAGACAACTTGATTGTCGCAAAACAGGTTGGCACTTTGTTGAATATTGATCCAGAGATCTTGTAGAAGAAAAGTgagccattgaatttcacatgcAATGGTAGCAAGAGCTTGATATTCAGCTTCGGACGAAGAACGTGAAACAatactttgtttttttgttttccatGAAATCAAGGATGATCCAAGATATATGCAGTAGCAAGTACTAGACCTTTGTGTAATGGCACAAAAGGCCCAATCTGAATCGCTAAAAGCCTTCAATTGAATGTCAGAATCGCAAGAGAAAAAATACCTTGAGCAGGAGAATTCTTTATGTATCTCAAAATACGATTGATAGCGTTGTGATAATTAACAGTAGGGAACTGTGTAAATTGACTTAAAAATTGGACAGGAAAATTTATGTCAGGTCTTGTGTTGGTTAGATACAACAACCTCCCAATAATTCTGCGATAAGCTTCTGTCTCATAAGTACATTTGTCTTGTTTAAACATGAGCTTCGTATCCTTTGTCATAGGGGTAGAACTAGGTCTAGCAGCAAGCATTCCTGAGTCAGCCAAGATGTCCAGAGCATACTTTCTCTGACCAACATGTATCCCCTTGCTTGTTTGTGTTACTTCTAAGCCAATGAAGAAATTTAGTGGCCCAAGATTCTTGATCTTGAATTTCTCATCGAGAAGGATTTTAACAACATTCATTTCATTGAGATTGTCTCTGGCAAGAAtgatgtcatctacatatatCAGAAGAGCAATAAAAGATATATTAGACCTTTTTGTGAAAAGAGAGTGATATGAAGAATATTGAATAATATTGAGATTATGCAGAAAAGAAGGTAGTTTTGCATACCACTGTTGGTTGGCTTGTTTCAAGCCATATAATGACTTGTTAAGACGACACACTTGGTTTGGTTTCTCAACATATAAACCTTGAGGCAAAGTCATGTAGACTTCTTCATTCAAATCATCGTGGAGGAAAACATTATTTACGTCCAATTGTtccaaaaaccaatttttagcaGCAGCAACTGCTATGAGCAAACATACTGTGTTCATTTTGGCAACAGGGGAATAAGTGTCAAAGTAATCTAGACTTTCAAGCTGGGTGTATCCTTTAGCAACAAGACGTGCTTTGTGTCGCTCAACATCACCATTAGCATTAAACTTCAACTTATAGATCCATTTGCAACCTCTGGGAGTTTTTCTTGCAAAAAGATCAATGATGGACCAAGTCTGATTGTTCTTTAAGGCGTCAATCTCGATATTCTGGTATGTTGACAACTTCCTAAAAAATTACGAGACTTAGTGTAAGATGAAACAACAGAAATGAATCGTAAGTGATTTTGAGATAGAAAATTGTATGGAAGAACAAAGCTTATAGGAAACTTAACTTGATtgtgtttattttatataatatattttatcacaAGGGTTTtgttcctactagggagatgggacctagagaactattgaagggcttcgtcttcttcctctcTTTCAAGCAGATCGTTGGGGGCTTCACTGTGGTCCTGCAATCCTTCATGCTATTACTTCGGCTCTCGGTCTCTCAATCTCAGGTGAATGCCAAATGGGggaggtacctgcagaaggcactccgatgctcaagtcagtaaataGGGTATTCGGCACTCGGGGGTGTAagtgataatgacgtacctttcttcttggaatgtgtgctatttatattattttaatgggcttacctcaTTTGGCCTGATTAGTGGAGTGGATCACGCTTATGAgcgtattacctaattcttagtGGTGGTTTAGCTTTACTGACCTTGCTTTGAGCGTGAATGGATGAAGTGTGTCAGCCGGTTTGCCCGTTCGTGCAAGTCTCGGTCTCCTCCTCTTACTCGTCCCTCTTCTTCTCCTCTCGCTcgttcctcttcttcttcttcttcttcgtcccCTTCTTCTGGGTCCTCTACCACCGATTCTTTGTCGGTCGGGGTGGCCGATGTGCCGCTCCAGGTAGAGATTGTTAGGGGAGATGATCCGGCCAATGTTGTTGACCGGTCCGGCTTAATGTGGCTCCCTCCTAGATTCATTCAAACACCTGAGCGTCCATTCAAGCCTTTCACCTGTTGTGTGACGTCCTACGTCTTCACCCTTctctttcttcctttctttcttaCTATACTTCTCCCCCTGCTCAACTTGTTTCTTGGCACTCCCTGATCAGTCGGTCAGGGAGTGTTCTCTTCAACTCCTTCGTTGTTTCTTATAAAAGATTCAAAGAGAGGTTTGTTACAGTTGCCATTCGGCCAAAGGCGACGACCTTTTTCTTTGAGAAGACTGGTCGGTTAAGGTTTTCTCTCTATTGGACTAACAAACCTCGTGATTTTAAGGAGTGGTTGAGGCCAGTTGGGAATGCCGATGAGTTGGAGATTCTCTCGTTCTTCGATGCGCACCCGAGAAAGCTTCCCACAAGGAAGTTGATTGGTGCCTATACCGAATCGGCGTGATGGATGGCCGTTAAGGGTATGGAACTTTACTTTTTGTTATCGATTGGGCTTATGTTTCATCTTTTAACACTTGTTCTTTTTTTGCAGAAATCATGGCCCAAGAATCTCCTGCTGGTGCCGATGTATTGGACGCCTATAAAAAACGGGCGGCCGAGAGAAAGGGGCGTCGAAGCATCAACGCACTGGAAACATTGAAGGGCTCAGCCGACCCTTCAAGCAAGTCAAAGAAGAGGTCAAGGGAGGGTAGTAACATTGTTACCACCACCCGCTCCCTTGGCTCCCTGCCGACACCTCCTCCACGTCGGGAGACAGTTGAGGTGGACTTGCCCTCACCGAACTGTGTTGCTAAGGCGGTCGCCCCTCCGGAGACAAGGCGATCCATGGAGGTCTCGATGTCACCACTGGCCCTTCTGGGGGGGATATGCAATTCTCTCGAGGGGTGCGTCTGGCGCTTCCCGAAGCCACCCAGGAGGTTATTCGGCCCATCCCCTCGTCAGACTTGCTGAGGGGCGGCATGGACATGCTTTGTCATTCGGTGGTCATGATCCAGCTGGGGTCCCAAGAACGAGACCGCCATGCCGAGGAGATATCCCGGTTGGATCATGAGTTGGTTGAGGCATCCGGTCATCTGAAGCAGTCTTTGGCTGCTATCTCCGACCTCTCGCAAAAACTGGACTTGGAGGTGGCCGAGAAGGAGAAAGCTCAGCAGGAGGCTGCTGAGGCTAGGCGCCGCTTGGCAGAGGTGGAGGCCGAAATGGCAAGGATGATGGTTGAAAACACCCAACTGAAGAAGATGGTAGAGGAGAGGGATGAGAAGCTTTCATCCTTGGCAACCAAGTTGGCTACCTTACAAGCTGTTAGGGACAAGGCCGAGGCAGAGTTGGATCGCAACTTCGACCAGACAGAGGAGTTGCTGAAGCCGAGCTTCCTTCGAGCTTTTCGTCAGGCCCATGTGCTTTATGGAGGGTCGTCGGCCTCTGCTACCTTTGATCTTGACAACGAAGTATACTAGGGTCAGATTATGCCAATTGCCGAGATGAAGGCTTTGGCGAGGCAGTAGTTTGGTCCGACCGAAGGCCATGAAGACTAGTTTCGCTTTCGGTCTGGTTGTGGCTTTTTTGCTTTTTAATCTCTCTCCTCCGAGGTCGGGGTGTGGCCTCCCCCTTTTGCTATTATCAATATATCGACCGCTTCTTTTACATTGTGTACTCGGTCTTGAtgaatttaaacaaaatttcacaagttaaAATATCAGGCTTTACGTTGAGTGGGCGATCGGCCTTTAATGCAAATCTTTAATCGAACAAGTTGAATGGGTGATCGGCCTTTAATGTGATTCTTTAATCGAACAAGTTGAATAGACGGTCGACCATTAATACGAGTCTTTTAATCGAACAAGTTGAATGGACGATCGACCTTTAATGTGATTCTTTAATAAACAAGTTGAATAGGTTGTCGGTCATTAATACGAGTCTTTTAATCGAACAAGTTGAATGAGCGATCGGCCTCTTGTTAATCAATActttaattttaagtttattcttattcttattattaacattttattagAGAATTGAGATCGGGTTCTACGCGTACAAACAAAACatattattcttataattattattattataaatattattattattaatattaataataatattaataacaataatattatcattattattaataataatactatttataatattaataaaaataataataataataataataataataaaattaatattgtttataataatactaattataataaaaatctcTCAATAATAACTACATCATCAAtaaattagttacaatagacttaattttttaaaactaaccTTAAATCAAATTCTAGATTAGATTAACTCTCTTTATCtaaaaatgttttgtttattaAGAAAGTTGACTCTTAATAAGGAAATGAGTTTTTAGATTGTCGTGATAGACAAAACTAACAAACAAAGACATCACTATAAACTATGATTATCAAAGATTTGTTTTTTCCCAACTAATCATACTTGCGAAAACTCACAAACCACATGCATGAAAACGAGGAAATAAAAGACTTGAAAACCAAAGATAACATAAAAGTTATTTATCAATAATCGAAACTTGTTTTGATCTCAAGTTCGTTGTTGAGATAATATCACTAGGGTCAATCATCACATCCGAAGTATTGTTCGCTTTGAGAATCGAAACTCCGTCacagttttgtccttaaaaggatATCTCAAGCATGAAACTCATTGTTCCATATATCATCTAATACAATGAGGAAACTTCTCCCATGTAATATCTCCTTTAATTTGATTTGGAGCATATTCAAATATGTTATATCACAATGACTGACAGTCAcacatttataaattttctttgTGATCTTCAATACATCTTGTCTATGTGAGATGTACACCCATGATCTTACATAGAAATAATCCTTAACCTACTCATCACTGAACAAAATTCGAGCAAGGGTGTTTTTTCCAATTCCCAGCTCACCAACAATGGCAAGTATAGGAATTACTTTTTTCCTTGTTTAGATTGTCTTATAATAAGAATTCTTCTAaaattctttctttttcaaaCTCTCTCTCATATACTTCAGATTCATCAACCAAAGAACTCGTGGGAACAAACAAGGTGGGCAACTCGTCTATAATATTTACAAGACAAAACATATCTTTTTGTTAGACTAACTGTTCAAGCTGATCTACCATTTCGAGCATCCTTGAGTGTATCCCATTTGGATTTAAAGAAGAGAACACATTGTTGAACCAGTTAGACTCGAATTTCATCTCATATAATATTTCGTCTACATCATACATGATATGTTTTAGATTTCCAAGCCAACTACTCACGAATGCATCAACCAATCCTTTTTCTTTGGCGTCATTTACAACTCATTTCAAGCTTAGTAATAACATTTTCAATCTGCGCATCAGTCTAAACTCCACAGAATCAACATTCACCAACTACCAACATTTTAAAAAGGTTTAATTTGGTCCTTCCGTTATGTTTTCCCCAACTACGTTAATTGTTGATG
This region includes:
- the LOC137838833 gene encoding uncharacterized protein, with translation MDMLCHSVVMIQLGSQERDRHAEEISRLDHELVEASGHLKQSLAAISDLSQKLDLEVAEKEKAQQEAAEARRRLAEVEAEMARMMVENTQLKKMVEERDEKLSSLATKLATLQAVRDKAEAELDRNFDQTEELLKPSFLRAFRQAHVLYGGSSASATFDLDNEVY